A section of the Solitalea canadensis DSM 3403 genome encodes:
- a CDS encoding BlaI/MecI/CopY family transcriptional regulator, translating into MKIPKPTDAELEILQVLWEHGPNTVRFVNEQLNEKKETGYTTTLKLMQIMHGKEMLDRDDSSRTHIYGAAIDEKATQQQLLDKFLDNAFRGSASKLVMQALGNSQTSKEELNQIRELLDQLEGGK; encoded by the coding sequence ATGAAAATTCCAAAACCTACCGATGCTGAATTAGAAATCCTGCAAGTATTGTGGGAACACGGACCCAATACTGTACGATTTGTGAATGAGCAATTGAACGAGAAAAAAGAGACCGGCTATACAACTACTTTAAAGCTAATGCAAATTATGCATGGCAAAGAGATGTTAGACCGGGATGACAGTAGTCGCACGCATATTTATGGTGCCGCAATTGATGAAAAAGCAACTCAACAGCAACTACTTGACAAGTTTTTAGATAATGCCTTCAGAGGATCTGCATCCAAACTTGTTATGCAGGCGTTGGGAAATTCGCAGACGTCTAAAGAAGAATTAAATCAAATTCGTGAACTCTTAGATCAATTAGAAGGAGGAAAATAA